A region from the Bradyrhizobium erythrophlei genome encodes:
- the hisN gene encoding histidinol-phosphatase: MTVIDFTAFIGRLATSSGETILPFFRTTLSVENKSSSHDFDPVTEADRAAEAVMRRLIKANFPQHGIVGEEFGSEREDAEYVWVLDPIDGTKSFIAGFPIWGTLIALLHRGTPVFGMMHQPFIGERFSGDSGSAHYHGPSGTRKLAVRRCASLAEATSFTTSPLLMNAADRTAFGRVEDAVRLTRYGGDCYSYCMLAAGHLDLVIETELKPYDIAALIPIITGAGGIVTTWEGKPAQGGGRIIAAGDPRVHEAAMKLLNS, from the coding sequence GTGACGGTTATCGATTTTACAGCCTTCATCGGCCGGCTTGCGACCTCGTCCGGGGAAACCATCCTGCCGTTCTTTCGGACCACGCTATCCGTCGAGAACAAGAGCAGCAGCCACGATTTCGATCCGGTGACCGAGGCCGACCGCGCCGCGGAAGCGGTGATGCGGCGGCTGATCAAGGCGAACTTCCCCCAGCACGGCATCGTCGGCGAGGAATTCGGCAGCGAGCGCGAAGATGCCGAATATGTCTGGGTGCTGGACCCGATCGATGGCACCAAGTCCTTCATCGCGGGCTTTCCGATCTGGGGCACGCTGATCGCGCTATTGCACCGGGGCACGCCGGTGTTCGGAATGATGCACCAGCCCTTTATCGGCGAGCGCTTTTCCGGCGACAGCGGTTCGGCGCATTACCATGGGCCGTCGGGGACGCGGAAGCTGGCGGTGCGGCGCTGCGCCTCGCTCGCCGAGGCAACCTCGTTCACGACCAGCCCACTGCTGATGAACGCCGCCGACCGCACCGCCTTCGGCCGCGTCGAGGACGCGGTGCGGCTGACGCGCTATGGCGGCGATTGCTATTCCTACTGCATGCTCGCCGCCGGCCATCTCGATCTCGTCATCGAGACCGAACTGAAACCCTACGATATCGCGGCATTGATCCCGATCATCACCGGCGCCGGCGGCATCGTCACCACCTGGGAAGGCAAGCCCGCCCAGGGCGGTGGCCGCATCATCGCGGCCGGCGATCCGCGCGTACACGAAGCGGCGATGAAACTGCTCAATAGCTAA